From the genome of Fusarium oxysporum f. sp. lycopersici 4287 chromosome 3, whole genome shotgun sequence, one region includes:
- a CDS encoding hypothetical protein (At least one base has a quality score < 10) has protein sequence MTIRLFSLIAILASLSNAAATSKPQPPICIVGAGVSGLTAAKALEDKGYKTVMFEKRDTVGGMCQSHYEDGQYFPLGAVLFTESPSFAETFRVVNSSGVGFDTFDPAYTYDYDPKTGSAALTQASTPAAIQALQEELTRYAGLWQNDFAPIGVPGYKASSLNGVPKEFTVPAKEWLLSNNFPIIASVINRGAGNYGYGDYTQIPILYFLQFFASDIIASFIGTMQPFKTDFFEVFKHVSKTIKGSILLGVKIQRINRSPQPSIRYRSTKGRHTKTQLCSDVIIAFPPTSRALKKSELVLSAAERTLFAQVGVNSYFASVVRMSNLGDNLTVSQELPDPLDPFKAEGQPVYLTRLHPESSIVNVYSADDPAHPSVTRVKRHLIRDLSKINKDLENVYADSTKLVAADIRAFSGQIDYFPHLGPEALADGWYERFNDLQGKDHTYFTSGLNSFETVEYTIRAARDLVATHF, from the exons ATGACCATTAGGCTGTTTTCGTTGATAGCGATATTGGCATCGCTGTCCAATGCAGCGGCTACTTCAAAGCCTCAACCCCCGATTTGTATTGTCGGCGCCGGCGTATCCGGCCTTACGGCGGCAAAGGCGCTCGAGGATAAGGGTTACAAGACGGTCATGTTTGAGAAGCGCGATACTGTTGGTGGCATGTGCCAGTCACATTATGAAGA CGGTCAATACTTCCCCCTCGGCGCTGTGCTCTTCACGGAAAGCCCGAGCTTTGCAGAGACTTTCAGAGTCGTTAATTCCTCGGGAGTCGGCTTCGACACGTTTGACCCTGCATACACCTATGATTACGACCCAAAGACTGGATCTGCGGCTTTGACGCAGGCGTCAACTCCTGCTGCTATCCAGGCCTTACAGGAGGAGCTGACGCGATATGCTGGTCTTTGGCAGAACGACTTTGCTCCTATTGGAGTTCCCGGCTACAAGGCGAGttcgttg AATGGGGTCCCTAAAGAGTTTACTGTTCCTGCTAAAGAATGGCTTCTCTCGAACAATTTTCCCATCATAGCTTCTGTTATCAACCGCGGTGCTGGGAACTACGGATACGGCGACTATACTCAGATCCCAATA CTCTACTTCCTGCAGTTCTTTGCGTCAGATATTATTGCGAGTTTTATTGGAACGATGCAGCCTTTCAAAACCG ACTTTTTTGAGGTCTTCAAACATGTatccaagaccatcaaggGATCAATTCTTCTTGGTGTCAAGATTCAGCGCATCA ATCGAAGTCCCCAGCCAAGCATTCGATACCGCAGTACTAAAGGGCGGCATACAAAGACACAGCTCTGCTCGGACGTCATCATCGCGTTCCCTCCCACATCTCGAGCTCTAAAGAAATCAGAACTGGTGCTTTCGGCTGCTGAACGAACTCTTTTTGCACAAGTTGGCGTCAACAGCTATTTCGCATCAGTCGTCCGCATGAGCAACCTTGGCGACAACCTGACCGTCTCCCAAGAGCTTCCAGACCCTCTCGATCCTTTCAAAGCAGAAGGTCAACCTGTATACCTGACCCGGTTGCATCCAGAGTCCAGCATCGTCAACGTTTACTCGGCAGATGACCCTGCGCACCCCAGCGTCACCCGAGTCAAGAGGCATCTTATTCGTGATTTGAGCAAGATTAACAAAGACTTGGAAAACGTTTATGCTGATAGCACAAAGCTGGTTGCTGCAGACATACGCGCATTCAGTGGACAGATCGACTATTTCCCTCATCTGGGTCCCGAGGCGTTGGCGGATGGTTGGTATGAGAGGTTTAATGATCTCCAAGGAAAAGATCACACGTACTTCACTTCTGGACTAAACAGCTTTGAGACTGTTGAATATACGATTCGGGCTGCTAGGGATTTAGTGGCAACGCACTTCTGA